Proteins from a genomic interval of Candidatus Hydrogenedentota bacterium:
- a CDS encoding NAD-dependent epimerase/dehydratase family protein produces the protein MSRILVTGGAGFIGSHVVDALVEAGHTVSVVDDLSSGSEDFLNPKAAFHEMDVRSAQLIEVFEELRPEVVVHLAAQIDVRRSVQDPLFDADVNVRGSLNLLEMCVANGVKRFIFASTGGAIYGAPEKLPAGETCPQLPESQYGTSKLCVEQYIGLYSRMYKLATVILRFPNVYGPRQSPHGEAGVCSILAGMMLDGQTPTLFGHGAPLRDYVYVGDIARGCVLALKKGEGATLNLGSGKGTSVMELFEIIRGFTGFEGKPVMKDLRPGEVDKIYITGAKAAEVLGWKPEVPLKDGLEKTVAYVREQRARESAAAAEA, from the coding sequence ATGAGCAGGATTCTGGTCACCGGCGGCGCCGGGTTTATCGGCTCGCACGTGGTGGACGCGCTGGTCGAGGCGGGGCACACCGTCTCGGTGGTGGACGACCTCTCGTCGGGCTCCGAGGACTTTCTGAACCCCAAGGCCGCCTTCCACGAGATGGACGTGCGCTCGGCGCAGTTGATCGAGGTCTTCGAGGAGCTGCGGCCCGAGGTGGTCGTCCACCTCGCCGCGCAGATTGACGTGCGCCGCAGCGTGCAGGACCCGCTCTTCGACGCGGACGTGAATGTTCGCGGCTCGCTCAACCTTCTGGAAATGTGCGTGGCCAACGGGGTGAAGCGGTTCATCTTCGCCTCCACCGGCGGCGCCATTTACGGCGCGCCGGAGAAGCTCCCCGCCGGCGAGACCTGCCCGCAGTTGCCAGAGTCCCAGTACGGCACGAGCAAGCTCTGCGTGGAGCAGTACATCGGCCTCTATTCGCGGATGTACAAACTCGCCACGGTCATCCTGCGCTTCCCGAACGTCTACGGCCCGCGCCAGAGCCCCCACGGCGAGGCGGGCGTGTGCTCCATCCTCGCGGGCATGATGCTCGACGGCCAGACGCCCACCCTGTTCGGCCACGGCGCGCCCCTGCGCGACTATGTGTACGTGGGCGACATCGCCCGGGGCTGCGTGCTCGCCCTGAAAAAGGGCGAGGGCGCCACATTAAACCTTGGCTCGGGCAAGGGCACCTCCGTCATGGAACTCTTCGAGATTATCCGCGGCTTCACAGGCTTCGAGGGAAAACCCGTCATGAAGGACCTGCGGCCCGGCGAGGTGGACAAAATCTACATCACCGGCGCGAAGGCCGCCGAGGTGCTGGGGTGGAAGCCCGAAGTCCCGCTCAAGGACGGCCTGGAAAAGACCGTCGCCTATGTCCGGGAGCAGCGCGCGCGGGAGTCGGCCGCCGCCGCGGAGGCCTGA
- a CDS encoding DUF3696 domain-containing protein, with amino-acid sequence MKHDPVRISGIAVRGFKALRDEKRIDIKPLTILAGANSSGKSSIMQPLLLLKQTLEAPNDPGALLLDGPCVRFTSMEQLLSKCPTTDKVRRFSVRLDLSNGRSLETVYRAKQKEGFEVERLTYVTSRKKTVIKPGMTHTQIMAVVPSPFNNQPKYYDKGRETELTWHIVRDRCFLSFGLYMMEYGKVRPFSYMTEISPGLDFIPIIKSIIHLPGLRGNPQRNYSKNAVAPVFPGTFENYVASLVTHWQSNDKDKLKELGRLLEHLGLSWKVDAKAIDDTQVELRVGRLPCGKRGGANDLVSIADVGVGISQVLPVLVALVAGEPGQLVYIEQPEIHLHPRAQRRLAHALCEAAKRGVVLVVETHSALLLREVQTLVALGQMPKEDVSLQWFQRNEEGETVISTATLDENGAYGDWPEDFDETELDAEQAYLDAVERREAGG; translated from the coding sequence ATGAAACACGATCCAGTCCGGATCAGTGGAATTGCCGTCCGGGGTTTCAAGGCGCTTCGCGACGAAAAGCGCATTGACATTAAACCCCTGACCATCCTTGCCGGAGCAAACAGTTCCGGCAAATCCAGCATCATGCAGCCGTTGCTGCTGCTTAAGCAGACTCTGGAAGCCCCGAACGATCCGGGGGCCTTGTTGCTGGATGGTCCCTGCGTCCGCTTCACATCAATGGAGCAACTGCTCAGTAAATGCCCGACAACGGACAAAGTCAGGCGCTTTTCGGTACGGCTAGATTTGTCTAATGGAAGATCGCTGGAAACTGTTTACCGTGCCAAGCAGAAAGAAGGTTTTGAAGTTGAACGTTTGACGTATGTTACTTCCAGAAAAAAGACGGTAATCAAGCCTGGAATGACCCATACACAAATTATGGCCGTCGTGCCATCACCATTTAATAATCAGCCAAAATATTATGACAAGGGTCGAGAAACGGAACTAACTTGGCACATTGTCCGGGACCGTTGTTTTTTGTCTTTTGGATTATACATGATGGAATATGGCAAAGTGCGACCATTCTCTTACATGACAGAAATCTCGCCAGGTCTTGACTTCATTCCGATAATCAAAAGCATCATACATCTCCCTGGATTACGGGGAAACCCACAACGGAACTATTCAAAGAACGCCGTAGCACCGGTTTTCCCGGGGACTTTTGAAAACTATGTGGCCAGTCTTGTCACACACTGGCAGTCCAATGACAAGGATAAGCTCAAAGAACTTGGTCGTTTGCTTGAGCACCTCGGCCTTTCATGGAAAGTGGACGCGAAAGCCATTGATGACACACAAGTGGAACTGCGTGTCGGGCGGCTGCCATGCGGCAAACGGGGTGGTGCAAACGACCTCGTGAGCATTGCGGATGTCGGGGTTGGCATTTCACAGGTGTTGCCGGTGCTGGTTGCCCTGGTGGCCGGAGAACCGGGACAGCTTGTTTACATCGAGCAGCCGGAGATACACCTCCATCCGAGGGCCCAACGCCGCCTGGCCCACGCACTCTGCGAGGCGGCGAAACGCGGGGTCGTGCTGGTGGTGGAAACCCACAGCGCCCTTCTCTTGCGCGAAGTGCAAACCCTGGTGGCCTTGGGACAAATGCCCAAGGAAGATGTGAGCCTGCAGTGGTTTCAACGCAACGAGGAAGGTGAAACAGTCATATCCACGGCCACACTCGATGAGAATGGTGCCTATGGTGACTGGCCGGAGGACTTTGACGAAACGGAACTCGACGCGGAACAGGCTTATTTGGATGCCGTCGAAAGAAGGGAAGCGGGGGGGTGA
- a CDS encoding nucleotidyltransferase domain-containing protein codes for MADQSVLESVHHYLRNLEAQGMGVSFAVLFGSHARGDVHEWSDIDVVVVSPRFDPPNNRADVGLLWRVAAHTDSRIEPVPCGARQWDEDQSSVVIEAARREGTRILPERSLTVTPLVLYDDY; via the coding sequence ATGGCTGACCAGTCTGTATTAGAAAGCGTCCACCATTATCTGCGCAATCTGGAAGCCCAGGGGATGGGTGTTTCGTTTGCCGTCCTTTTTGGTTCCCATGCGCGCGGTGACGTGCATGAATGGAGCGACATTGACGTGGTGGTGGTGTCCCCCCGTTTTGACCCGCCCAACAACCGCGCGGATGTGGGCCTGCTTTGGCGTGTTGCCGCACACACCGACAGCCGCATCGAACCGGTGCCCTGCGGTGCGCGGCAATGGGACGAGGACCAGTCGAGTGTCGTCATCGAGGCGGCGCGGCGCGAGGGGACGCGCATCCTTCCCGAAAGGTCGTTAACAGTTACCCCCCTAGTTCTTTATGATGACTATTGA